In Salisediminibacterium beveridgei, one DNA window encodes the following:
- a CDS encoding Na+/H+ antiporter subunit A: protein MSTLHLIPLLPFIVAIFIPFLYKRFRSVHTGWFLLPVPLIIFLFMLQYLPFSGDPFQEVMYTFEWVPSLDIAYTVYVDGLSLLFALLISGIGILVVLYSIYYIANKKDEPLNNFYVYLMMFMGAMLGVVLSDNLIVLYVFWELTSLSSALLIGYWFHKEKSRYGAQKSMLITVTGGFAMLAGFTLLYLMTGTFSIRGIIEVADQIAANPYFLPAMLLILAGAFTKSAQFPFHIWLPDAMEAPTPVSAYLHSATMVKAGIYLVARLTPLFGGQQEWFWIVTGFGLFTLLWGSVSAVRQKDLKGILAFSTVSQLGLIMSLLGMGSAAFHYGLDGGQSLYTVAVLAAVFHLFNHATFKGSLFMVVEIIDHETGTRDIRKLGGLMAIMPVTFTISVIGIASMAGLPPFNGFLSKELFFEGALNAATVDAFSGQALMMIFPVIAWIASVFTFVYSAMMLFKTFTGEHKPDQLPKHAHEAPIGMLISPAVLASMVIFFGLFPNLLAYTIIEPAMQAILPGLTAPGEQFYINIYHWHGINAELLMTLGVVFIGAAIFLNIQKLERTAFYAGERDLFNWFYDNGLKGLISGAQKVDGIQMTGKLRHYFMYMFTFLILVLGYALITTGSITIDFSQTAAISPYLFLIVAATTLATVAIPFVSKRIPAIVLLGVVGFLVALLFVVLRAPDLALTQLLVETVMVVLLLLVFYHLPELKKESFKPAFKLTNLVISIGVGTVVTLVALSAHAFSTANPVSPISDYFVENAYALAGGQNIVNVILVDFRGLDTLLEVLVLGIVGLAVVVLIKYKASGGDGV, encoded by the coding sequence TTGTCAACGCTTCACTTGATTCCATTATTGCCATTTATCGTGGCCATATTCATTCCATTTCTGTATAAAAGATTCCGAAGTGTCCATACAGGCTGGTTTTTATTGCCTGTACCGTTAATCATTTTTTTGTTTATGCTTCAATACCTGCCTTTCAGCGGAGATCCGTTTCAGGAGGTCATGTACACTTTTGAATGGGTACCGTCTCTGGACATTGCCTACACGGTTTATGTGGACGGACTCAGCCTTCTATTCGCTCTGTTGATCAGTGGGATTGGAATACTGGTGGTTCTTTACTCTATTTACTACATTGCCAACAAAAAAGATGAGCCATTGAACAATTTTTATGTGTATCTGATGATGTTCATGGGTGCAATGCTCGGGGTGGTTCTCTCTGATAACCTGATCGTTCTCTATGTCTTTTGGGAGTTGACCAGTTTATCATCCGCATTACTAATCGGGTACTGGTTCCACAAAGAGAAATCCCGCTACGGTGCTCAAAAATCCATGTTGATTACCGTAACAGGCGGCTTTGCAATGCTCGCAGGGTTCACATTGCTGTATTTGATGACGGGAACCTTCAGCATTCGGGGCATCATTGAAGTGGCGGATCAGATTGCTGCAAATCCATATTTCCTTCCTGCCATGCTTTTGATTTTGGCCGGCGCATTTACGAAATCGGCACAGTTTCCATTCCATATCTGGTTACCGGACGCTATGGAAGCTCCAACACCGGTCAGTGCCTACTTACATTCCGCCACAATGGTAAAAGCCGGCATCTACCTTGTGGCCCGTCTGACGCCACTTTTTGGCGGTCAGCAAGAATGGTTCTGGATCGTTACCGGATTCGGTCTCTTTACGCTTTTATGGGGATCTGTTTCTGCTGTAAGACAAAAAGACCTCAAAGGCATTCTCGCCTTTTCAACCGTCAGTCAGCTCGGTTTAATCATGAGTCTTCTGGGGATGGGCTCTGCTGCATTCCATTACGGTCTGGATGGTGGACAATCGCTCTATACAGTGGCCGTTCTTGCCGCCGTATTCCATCTGTTCAATCACGCGACTTTCAAAGGCAGTCTGTTTATGGTGGTCGAGATCATTGACCATGAGACCGGCACCCGGGATATACGGAAATTAGGCGGTTTGATGGCGATCATGCCGGTGACTTTCACCATTTCTGTTATCGGTATTGCATCCATGGCCGGTTTGCCTCCCTTTAACGGCTTTCTCAGTAAAGAACTGTTCTTTGAAGGTGCCTTAAATGCTGCGACCGTTGACGCCTTCAGTGGTCAGGCTCTGATGATGATCTTCCCGGTTATCGCATGGATTGCATCTGTTTTCACCTTTGTGTATTCAGCAATGATGCTCTTCAAGACGTTTACCGGAGAACATAAACCAGATCAATTGCCAAAACACGCCCATGAAGCTCCTATAGGGATGCTGATTTCACCAGCCGTTCTGGCAAGCATGGTGATTTTCTTCGGGTTGTTTCCAAACCTGCTCGCTTACACCATTATTGAACCGGCGATGCAGGCGATTCTCCCTGGGCTGACAGCACCGGGCGAACAGTTTTATATTAATATTTATCATTGGCATGGCATCAACGCAGAACTGTTAATGACCCTTGGTGTCGTCTTCATAGGTGCTGCGATCTTCTTGAACATTCAAAAGTTGGAGCGTACAGCATTTTATGCAGGTGAACGGGATCTATTCAACTGGTTCTATGATAATGGCCTCAAAGGCCTCATCAGCGGTGCCCAAAAAGTCGATGGCATCCAGATGACCGGTAAACTGAGACATTACTTCATGTATATGTTCACTTTCTTGATTCTTGTACTCGGTTATGCATTGATCACCACCGGTTCCATCACTATTGATTTCAGTCAAACGGCGGCGATATCACCATATCTCTTCTTGATTGTCGCTGCGACAACCTTAGCCACAGTCGCAATTCCATTTGTATCCAAAAGGATCCCTGCCATTGTGCTCCTGGGTGTTGTCGGTTTCCTCGTTGCACTCTTGTTCGTTGTGCTCCGGGCACCTGACTTGGCGTTGACCCAGCTATTGGTGGAAACTGTCATGGTTGTGTTATTACTGCTGGTTTTCTACCATTTGCCTGAGTTAAAAAAAGAGAGCTTCAAACCGGCTTTTAAACTGACCAACCTCGTGATTTCCATCGGGGTCGGAACAGTGGTTACACTGGTGGCACTGAGTGCGCATGCGTTCAGCACAGCTAACCCGGTTTCACCGATTTCAGACTATTTCGTGGAAAACGCATATGCACTTGCAGGCGGACAGAACATCGTCAACGTGATCCTCGTCGATTTCCGTGGACTTGATACATTGCTTGAAGTGCTTGTTCTGGGGATCGTTGGTCTTGCCGTTGTCGTGTTGATTAAATATAAAGCATCGGGAGGGGATGGCGTATGA
- a CDS encoding YqeG family HAD IIIA-type phosphatase gives MLKRFIPKQYVPTVFDISIQGLKDAGIHYIITDLDNTLVAWDQANATEELEAWFTHLRKEGFTIAIVSNNNEKRVKAFAEPLNIPFIYRAKKPLTGGFNQALKLLNGRKEEAVVIGDQLMTDILGANRGGYNTVLVVPVKPSDSVFTKFNRIMERRVFSAMKRKGLIEWDQIDSRKR, from the coding sequence GTGCTGAAACGATTCATCCCAAAACAGTATGTACCGACAGTGTTTGATATCTCCATTCAGGGATTAAAAGATGCAGGGATCCATTATATCATTACGGACCTGGACAATACACTGGTTGCCTGGGATCAGGCAAATGCAACAGAAGAACTTGAAGCATGGTTTACTCACCTCAGAAAAGAGGGCTTTACCATTGCCATCGTATCAAACAATAATGAGAAAAGGGTAAAAGCTTTTGCAGAACCGCTCAATATTCCTTTTATTTATAGAGCAAAAAAACCACTCACAGGTGGTTTTAATCAGGCTTTAAAGTTATTGAACGGAAGAAAAGAAGAGGCCGTTGTGATTGGTGATCAGCTGATGACGGATATTCTTGGCGCGAACCGCGGCGGTTATAACACGGTTTTGGTTGTGCCGGTGAAACCTTCAGACAGTGTTTTCACGAAATTCAACCGCATTATGGAAAGACGTGTATTCAGTGCGATGAAACGAAAGGGGTTAATTGAATGGGATCAGATCGACAGCAGGAAACGATAA
- the yqeH gene encoding ribosome biogenesis GTPase YqeH, producing the protein MGSDRQQETIMCAGCGVKIQTEDKNKAGYTPSSALEREILICQRCFRLKHYNEVQDVSLTDDDFLRILNELGNKKGLVVKIVDIFDFDGSWLNGLQRYVGQNPILLVGNKVDLLPKSVKRQKVIQWMKKAAKDKGLKPVDVHLMSAETGEGVLEAADLIESYRNQGDVFVAGCTNTGKSTFINRLLKEFGAAEDLMITTSNIPGTTLDMIDVPLDDGASLYDTPGIINPHQMAHLVGASSLKVMMPRKEVKPKIFQLSSEQSIFFAGLGRVDFLKGERQSFVVYMSNDLYIHRTKLEKADHLYETQLGDQLAPPTGDELTEFPALKRKEWKVEAGKFDIVYSGLGWVTIDGPGAIVASYAPVGVEVTIRPSIF; encoded by the coding sequence ATGGGATCAGATCGACAGCAGGAAACGATAATGTGCGCAGGCTGCGGCGTAAAGATACAAACAGAGGACAAAAACAAAGCGGGGTACACTCCCTCATCGGCACTCGAGCGAGAAATCTTAATTTGTCAACGCTGCTTCCGATTAAAACATTACAATGAAGTGCAGGATGTTTCATTAACAGACGATGATTTCCTGAGAATATTAAATGAATTAGGCAACAAAAAAGGTCTTGTCGTCAAAATCGTGGATATTTTTGATTTTGATGGCAGCTGGCTGAACGGTCTTCAGCGCTATGTCGGTCAAAATCCAATCCTTCTGGTCGGCAACAAGGTCGATCTCCTGCCTAAATCTGTTAAACGTCAGAAAGTGATTCAATGGATGAAAAAAGCAGCAAAAGACAAAGGGTTGAAACCGGTGGATGTGCATCTGATGAGCGCTGAAACCGGAGAAGGCGTCCTGGAAGCGGCTGATTTGATAGAGTCTTATCGCAATCAGGGTGATGTCTTTGTAGCGGGATGCACCAACACGGGGAAATCGACATTTATCAACCGGCTGCTGAAAGAATTTGGTGCTGCAGAAGATCTGATGATCACAACATCAAACATTCCGGGCACGACGTTGGATATGATCGATGTGCCGCTTGACGACGGGGCTTCCCTTTACGACACGCCAGGCATTATTAATCCGCATCAAATGGCCCATCTGGTTGGAGCGTCGTCGTTGAAAGTCATGATGCCCCGAAAAGAAGTGAAACCAAAAATATTTCAGTTATCCAGTGAACAGTCGATCTTTTTTGCCGGACTTGGACGCGTTGATTTTCTGAAAGGGGAACGTCAGTCTTTCGTCGTTTATATGTCCAATGATCTGTATATTCACCGGACAAAGCTCGAAAAGGCGGATCATCTTTATGAGACGCAGCTAGGAGATCAGTTGGCACCGCCGACAGGCGATGAATTGACAGAATTTCCGGCTTTAAAACGAAAAGAGTGGAAAGTGGAAGCTGGCAAATTTGATATCGTGTATTCCGGACTTGGGTGGGTAACGATTGATGGCCCGGGTGCCATTGTTGCATCCTATGCACCTGTTGGTGTTGAAGTGACTATCAGACCTTCTATATTTTGA
- the aroE gene encoding shikimate dehydrogenase — translation MKQLFGVIGDPIEHSLSPVMHEAAFEHVGIAADYHAFHVLPKDLQGALEGVKALGISGLNVTIPHKVNVMRYLDHIDPLAERIGAVNTIVNDDGILTGYNTDGMGYLEGLRPLLDMPLTDMRALIIGAGGAARAVAMTLASKGIKELYIANRTETKAGELAKACKPLTATRSLTLSLAQARLMEFDLVVNTTSVGMAPNVDNLPISLEMLGRHTIITDLIYNPDETRFLKMARQKGAKTQNGLNMFVLQGGLAFEKWTGKSAPRDVMRKAVLEQLGGN, via the coding sequence ATGAAACAGTTATTTGGTGTTATAGGAGATCCGATTGAACACAGTCTGTCTCCTGTCATGCATGAAGCGGCGTTTGAGCATGTCGGGATAGCTGCAGATTATCATGCCTTTCATGTATTACCAAAAGATTTGCAAGGTGCCCTTGAAGGTGTTAAAGCCCTGGGTATAAGTGGGCTCAATGTGACGATCCCCCATAAGGTGAACGTGATGAGGTATCTGGATCATATTGACCCTTTAGCAGAACGGATTGGTGCAGTGAATACCATCGTGAACGATGACGGTATCCTGACGGGTTATAATACGGATGGCATGGGGTATCTTGAAGGATTGCGTCCACTTTTGGACATGCCGTTGACGGATATGCGTGCTCTGATCATCGGAGCAGGAGGCGCTGCCAGGGCAGTAGCCATGACACTCGCATCCAAAGGAATCAAAGAATTGTATATTGCCAACCGGACCGAGACGAAAGCCGGAGAACTGGCCAAAGCATGTAAGCCGCTTACGGCGACGAGGTCATTAACGTTGAGTCTCGCACAGGCAAGGCTCATGGAATTTGATCTGGTAGTCAATACGACGTCAGTCGGTATGGCGCCAAATGTTGATAACCTGCCAATCTCTTTGGAGATGCTGGGCAGACATACGATCATTACCGACCTGATTTACAACCCGGATGAAACGCGGTTTCTTAAGATGGCCCGGCAAAAAGGGGCAAAAACACAAAATGGATTGAATATGTTTGTTCTTCAAGGCGGACTGGCCTTTGAAAAATGGACTGGAAAATCAGCCCCGCGCGATGTAATGCGAAAAGCGGTGCTGGAACAATTAGGAGGTAACTGA
- the yhbY gene encoding ribosome assembly RNA-binding protein YhbY, whose protein sequence is MLTGKQKRYLRSLAHNLKPIFQVGKGGVNDNLIKQVGEALEARELIKVSVLQNCLEDKHDVGAQISKGADAHLVQIIGNTIVLYKTSEENQSIDLPS, encoded by the coding sequence ATGTTAACTGGCAAACAGAAAAGATATTTACGGAGTTTGGCGCATAATTTGAAACCGATTTTTCAAGTGGGAAAAGGCGGAGTGAATGACAATCTGATTAAGCAGGTCGGAGAGGCACTTGAAGCGAGAGAATTAATCAAAGTGAGTGTGCTCCAAAACTGCCTGGAAGATAAGCATGATGTGGGAGCACAAATCTCAAAAGGTGCGGATGCTCATCTGGTCCAAATCATCGGTAATACGATTGTTCTCTATAAAACATCTGAGGAGAATCAATCCATTGATTTGCCGTCATAG
- the nadD gene encoding nicotinate-nucleotide adenylyltransferase, whose protein sequence is MQHTGILGGTFDPPHIGHVIMAEEARINRGFDEIWWLPNALPPHKEASGATTQEDRLEMVKRITDLSNHYKLCDIEMEREGRSFTIDTIKELIKRYPDHRFEFIMGGDSLTGFYSWHEAQKLASLLPFTVFARPGYPIPDTLLPESLTILKDISLDLSSTDIRDRMKQGKDNRYLLTDQVYSYIRKKGLYERNTGF, encoded by the coding sequence ATGCAGCATACAGGTATTCTCGGAGGGACGTTTGATCCACCACATATCGGTCACGTGATCATGGCGGAAGAAGCCAGGATCAACCGGGGCTTTGATGAAATCTGGTGGCTGCCGAATGCCCTGCCCCCTCATAAGGAAGCCTCTGGTGCCACGACTCAGGAAGATCGTTTAGAAATGGTGAAGAGGATCACGGATCTCTCCAACCACTATAAACTGTGTGATATCGAAATGGAAAGGGAAGGCCGGTCCTTTACAATTGATACGATCAAGGAACTGATTAAAAGGTATCCGGACCACCGCTTTGAATTTATTATGGGTGGAGACAGTCTTACTGGGTTTTATAGCTGGCATGAGGCACAAAAACTGGCCTCGCTTCTGCCGTTCACCGTTTTCGCAAGACCCGGATATCCGATCCCCGATACCTTATTACCAGAGTCATTAACGATCCTGAAAGATATTTCGTTGGATCTTTCTTCAACGGATATCCGTGATCGTATGAAACAAGGCAAAGATAACCGGTATCTGCTGACTGATCAAGTGTATTCTTATATCAGGAAGAAGGGTTTGTATGAACGAAACACAGGCTTTTGA